A portion of the Schistocerca nitens isolate TAMUIC-IGC-003100 unplaced genomic scaffold, iqSchNite1.1 HiC_scaffold_354, whole genome shotgun sequence genome contains these proteins:
- the LOC126228266 gene encoding uncharacterized protein LOC126228266 has protein sequence MAEPPPPPPAADESASSVIPVTRPNTNRKRLRRNGCAETAAPKRLRRNGCAGTAAQERLRRNGCAGTAAQERLRRNGCAGTAAQKRLRRNGCAGTAAQERLRRNGCAGTAAQERLRRNGCAGTAAQKRLRSNGCAGTAAQERLRRNGCAGTAARKRLRGSGCAEAAARKRLRGSGCAEAAARKRLRGSGCAEAAARKRLRGSGCAEAAAQKRLRRSGCAEAAAQKRLRRSGSAETAAQKRLRRNGCAETAAQKRLRINGCA, from the exons ATGGCagaaccacctccaccaccaccagcagcagatgAATCAGCATCATCAGTAATCCCAGTAACGAGACCAAATACTAACAGG aaacggctgcgcagaaacggctgcgccgaaacggctgcgccgaaacggctgcgccgaaacggctgcgcaggaacggctgcgcaggaacggctgcgcaggaacggctgcgcaggaacggctgcgcaggaacggctgcgcaggaacggctgcgcaggaacggctgcgcagaaacggctgcgccggaacggctgcgccggaacggctgcgcaggaacggctgcgcaggaacggctgcgcaggaacggctgcgcaggaacggctgcgcaggaacggctgcgcaggaacggctgcgcagaaacggctgcgcagtaacggctgcgcaggaacggctgcgcaggaacggctgcgcaggaacggctgcgcaggaacggctgcgcggaagcggctgcgcggaagcggctgcgcggaagcggctgcgcggaagcggctgcgcggaagcggctgcgcggaagcggctgcgcggaagcggctgcgcggaagcggctgcgcggaagcggctgcgcggaagcggctgcgcggaagcggctgcgcagaagcggctgcgcagaagcggctgcgcagaagcggctgcgcagaagcggctgcgcagaagcggctgcgcagaagcggcagcgcagaaacggctgcgcagaaacggctgcgcagaaacggctgcgcagaaacggctgcgcagaaacggctgcgcataaacggctgcgcataa